One Spinacia oleracea cultivar Varoflay chromosome 4, BTI_SOV_V1, whole genome shotgun sequence DNA segment encodes these proteins:
- the LOC110793572 gene encoding pollen-specific leucine-rich repeat extensin-like protein 1, whose protein sequence is MSAIWLLLRYGSHSFDIRVGDMEKYRLLKLFLDIFEESVKQDVFLPSTFSLYVEGPCGKVELNDDKTLRLLWGWNWGKDTAEIWVEGTDKPGLVFRNAVAIIENHRKEKERQLKERQEELLRAQREEEEAMRKQQEREDILREIQEQMEYTVAMEVPVVDCEDMKVEYVRVISKDDADEVFPGCSQPQQTQESPKKQPTPPKHANHVASKSKGKDKPASKKLTPKRRASAKQPTPQKQPTPPKQPTKQPTPPPPPPPPQKEPTQPKQQQHTPPPEYPTSPPQQQQHTPPPEHPTSPPQHHTPPPPPQNPTPPQNNQTDEPNNQAPPDQAQPVKKKGGRARPEGFRVNKVTAKKAGTWVSKGKGKGRKGTGRSKTPGVFADVGEICSEEESEDSDYEESDSEQEDVLN, encoded by the coding sequence ATGAGTGCTATTTGGTTGTTACTACGTTATGGGTCACATAGTTTTGATATTAGAGTGGGAGACATGGAAAAATATCGTTTGTTGAAGTTGTTTCTTGATATCTTTGAGGAATCAGTTAAGCAAGATGTTTTTTTGCCTAGTACCTTTAGCTTGTATGTTGAGGGTCCTTGTGGTAAGGTTGAATTGAATGATGATAAGACTTTAAGGCTTCTGTGGGGATGGAATTGGGGTAAAGACACTGCTGAAATTTGGGTTGAGGGAACAGATAAACCAGGATTGGTGTTTAGGAATGCTGTTGCAATAATTGAGAATCATAGAAAGGAAAAAGAGAGACAACTTAAGGAGAGACAAGAGGAACTGTTGAGGGCTCaaagagaggaggaagaggCAATGAGGAAACAACAGGAAAGGGAGGACATTTTGAGGGAAATACAGGAACAAATGGAGTACACTGTGGCTATGGAGGTCCCTGTTGTTGATTGTGAGGACATGAAGGTTGAGTATGTGAGAGTCATTAGCAAAGATGATGCTGATGAGGTGTTTCCAGGTTGCTCTCAACCACAACAAACACAAGAATCCCCAAAGAAACAACCCACCCCACCCAAACACGCAAATCATGTTGCTTCTAAGTCAAAAGGCAAGGATAAGCCTGCTTCTAAGAAACTAACCCCCAAAAGGAGGGCATCAGCTAAACAACCCACCCCACAGAAACAACCCACCCCACCTAAACAACCCACCAAACAACCTacaccaccacccccaccaccCCCACCACAGAAAGAACCCACCCaaccaaaacaacaacaacacacaccacCACCAGAATATCCCACCTCtccaccacaacaacaacaacacacaccacCACCAGAACATCCCACCTCTCCACCACAACATCAcacccctccaccaccaccacaaaatCCCACTCCACCACAGAACAACCAAACTGATGAGCCTAACAATCAAGCACCACCTGATCAAGCTCAGCCAGTGAAAAAGAAGGGGGGCAGAGCTAGACCTGAGGGGTTTAGGGTTAACAAAGTCACTGCTAAGAAGGCTGGAACTTGGGTTTCCAAGGGAAAGGGAAAAGGGAGAAAGGGTACAGGAAGGTCTAAGACACCAGGGGTTTTTGCTGATGTTGGTGAGATATGTTCAGAAGAGGAGAGTGAGGATTCTGATTATGAGGAATCAGATTCTGAACAAGAGGATGTTCTGAATTGA
- the LOC110793571 gene encoding uncharacterized protein, protein MDKAYKNGKIWTDQPYGSIKLEPWLIFHDKATFLEVLRSYCIQEGFGLSVERADNRRYTAVCAVESCDWRIHASRLFDNVSWAIKVISGSHRTCGRLEENPVVTSEWLCKHMLGEIEANPEIPVETLRRYAQEKFQLRVKKRLLYKVRSMAKEKLHGGWAEAYELLPRYAEMIKQTNPGSHALITWGASSGDVNPKFRACFFSFAAQVRGFLRGCRPIIGIDGAHLSGFYKGILLTAVGIDGNNAIFVLAYGIVDTESCDSWTYFMRCLRQMFEQEGCNRDDWTFISDRMKGVELAVRETFPRATRRVCCQHLYMNCKNNGFSGSAFHKLFWIAANAYNEYVFGKAMEKISEYNANATAYLNSCIEQWSRHKFDSTVCCDHNTTNFVESFNACTKPFRDMHVFSLLEAIRSWCMQRVGARFDKAVDMEEGQLTAYALKELEERTAESRLCYATACGGGEFEVRDGHVNFPIRLATRSCACGKWQICGIPCKHALRVIYDQRMNPHDFISPWFKAAAYKLTYAEHIHPMADPSQWPDFGLPSIQPPTIKRPSGRPAKKRKRGANEPKKGKRNTNVKCGKCREFGHNSRTCKSGGTSATGPSTSKSGAAGASTSNGGPNTRKRSKAAA, encoded by the exons ATGGATAAGGCCTATAAAAATGGCAAAATATGGACTGATCAACCATATGGGTCCATTAAGTTAGAACCCTGGTTGATCTTTCATGATAAGGCCACATTTCTTGAAGTGTTGAGAAGTTACTGCATACAGGAGGGGTTTGGGCTTAGTGTTGAGAGGGCTGACAATAGGAGGTACACAGCAGTGTGTGCAGTGGAGTCATGTGACTGGAGGATACATGCCAGTAGGTTGTTTGACAATGTTAGCTGGGCCATTAAGGTGATCAGTGGGTCCCACAGAACTTGTGGGAGGCTTGAGGAGAATCCAGTGGTGACCTCTGAGTGGTTGTGTAAGCATATGTTGGGGGAAATAGAGGCAAATCCAGAGATTCCAGTGGAGACATTGAGGAGGTATGCACAGGAGAAGTTTCAGTTGAGGGTGAAAAAGAGGCTATTGTACAAGGTCAGGAGTATGGCAAAGGAAAAGCTGCATGGTGGTTGGGCTGAAGCATATGAGCTGTTGCCTAGATATGCTGAGATGATTAAGCAAACAAACCCAGGGAGTCATGCACTTATAACATGGGGGGCCAGTAGTGGGGATGTGAACCCAAAATTCAGAGCTTGCTTCTTCTCATTTGCTGCACAAGTCAGGGGGTTTCTAAGGGGTTGTAGGCCCATAATTGGAATAGATGGGGCTCATTTAAGTGGTTTCTACAAGGGCATTCTACTGACAGCAGTTGGCATAGATGGGAACAATGCAATTTTTGTTCTTGCCTATGGGATAGTAGACACTGAGAGTTGTGACAGTTGGACCTACTTCATGAGATGTTTGAGGCAAATGTTTGAGCAGGAGGGTTGCAACAGAGATGATTGGACCTTCATCAGTGATAGGATGAAG GGTGTTGAGTTGGCAGTTAGAGAAACTTTTCCTAGAGCAACTAGGAGAGTTTGCTGCCAACACCTATACATGAATTGTAAGAACAATGGCTTCAGTGGATCTGCATTCCACAAGCTCTTTTGGATAGCTGCTAATGCATACAATGAGTATGTGTTTGGTAAGGCCATGGAAAAGATCAGTGAGTACAATGCAAATGCCACTGCATACTTGAACAGCTGCATTGAGCAGTGGTCTAGGCATAAGTTTGACTCTACTGtttgttgtgatcacaacacaACAAACTTTGTGGAGTCATTCAATGCATGCACAAAGCCCTTCAGAGACATGCATGTCTTCTCATTATTGGAAG CAATCAGAAGTTGGTGTATGCAGAGGGTGGGGGCTAGATTTGACAAGGCAGTTGACATGGAGGAAGGTCAGCTCACTGCATATGCATTGAAAGAGTTAGAGGAGAGGACAGCTGAGTCCAGGTTATGTTATGCCACAGCATGTGGAGGGGGTGAATTTGAGGTTAGGGATGGACATGTCAACTTCCCAATTAGGCTTGCAACAAGAAGTTGTGCCTGTGGGAAGTGGCAGATCTGTGGAATCCCCTGCAAGCATGCACTGAGGGTCATATATGACCAAAGGATGAACCCCCATGATTTCATATCCCCATGGTTCAAGGCTGCTGCATACAAGCTAACCTATGCAGAACATATTCATCCTATGGCAGATCCATCTCAGTGGCCTGACTTTGGCCTTCCTTCCATTCAGCCTCCAACCATCAAAAGACCATCTGGCAGACCtgctaagaagagaaagagaggggCAAATGAACCAAAGAAAGGGAAGAGGAACACAAATGTGAAATGTGGAAAGTGTAGAGAGTTTGGTCACAACTCAAGAACATGCAAGAGTGGAGGAACAAGTGCCACTGGACCAAGCACTTCAAAGAGTGGTGCAGCAGGAGCAAGTACATCAAATGGGGGACCAAACACAAGGAAGAGGTCAAAGGCAGCTGCATAG
- the LOC130471343 gene encoding uncharacterized protein: MASVTRSPPSSPIPNRLSVTEFSVVGVRLLLIISPSPSTAVNGGRASIGCPVALHPIWVVSPPLARFLGSPPPSSSLRLLGLLLSFLVGNWSTLVVVVICCSLLALRVGEGGEGGGGLPKRHGQRCHHLVVGRMEVKVFIPRALKMLGKIRLRGLVEDPAEPQVNNRA; the protein is encoded by the exons ATGGCATCGGTGACCCGGTCGCCACCGTCATCTCCCATCCCCAATCGATTAAGTGTTACTGAATTTAGTGTTGTTGGTGTAAGATTGTTGCTCATTATCTCTCCTTCCCCGTCCACCGCCGTCAATGGTGGTCGTGCCTCCATCGGTTGTCCAGTTGCACTTCATCCTATATG GGTTGTGTCACCGCCTCTTGCTCGGTTTTTGGGCTCGCCTCCACCGTCCTCGTCTTTGAGGTTGCTGGGGTTGTTGTTGTCTTTCCTTGTTGGAAATTGGAGTACTCTTGTTGTGGTTGTTATCTGCTGCTCGTTGCTAGCCCTGAG AGTCGGGGAAGGAggtgaaggtggtggtggtttgccAAAGAGGCATGGGCAAAGGTGCCACCATTTGGTGGTTGGGAGAATGGAGGTGAAGGTGTTTATACCCAGAGCTTTGAAAATGCTAGGAAAAATAAGACTTCGGGGGCTTGTGGAAGACCCTGCTGAGCCCCAGGTCAACAATCGAGCTTGA
- the LOC110793570 gene encoding probable serine/threonine-protein kinase PBL2 has product MGCCWEIDTLAAVYDINPLSTLDKFVDQDCLEWADRVHIALKLALFLTYLHSFEPCHLVCDLCAAHVVLDQEKNPILYDLSMLVGGVLDKKSLLHDRLVFHDNTDPLVLTSGVWSKNSDVFSYGVILLELVRAENFEKTENGVCKFNGTTWHNYKNRSVFPLQKSATLIDTKFIGQYHHNSYDTFKVVKLGVRCIDCVVYDRPSMDKVVDILKSLFLVSINQVGIVPIRGRFLGELSFDELSVITNDFSTKNFIGETLYGRLYIGNILEGWKGFEAQQVTVKIWDDSTYRRISHKDNVHRMKDEMAFLRHPRSLSQPCLPRLFGYCYENKKLGVVYKLKTVGTLKDFLSKGNLLFT; this is encoded by the exons ATGGGATGTTGCTGGGAAATTGATACTCTTGCGGCAGTTTATGATATCAACCCTCTTAGTACCCTGGACAAATTTGTAGACCAAG ATTGTTTAGAATGGGCTGATCGTGTCCATATTGCATTGAAGCTTGCTCTTTTTCTGACTTATTTGCATAGTTTTGAACCATGCCATTTGGTCTGTGACCTTTGTGCTGCCCATGTAGTTCTTGACCAG GAAAAGAACCCTATTCTGTACGATTTAAGCATGCTCGTTGGTGGTGTGTTGGACAAGAAAAGTTTGCTTCATGATAGGCTTGTATTTCATGACAATACTGATCCTTTGGTCCTCACTTCAG GTGTTTGGTCCAAGAATTCAGATGTATTCTCATATGGTGTTATACTTTTAGAACTTGTACGTGCAGAGAACTTTGAAAAAACTGAAAACGGGGTATGCAAGTTCAATGGGACGACTTGGCACAATTACAAAAATCGCAGTGTGTTCCCTTTACAAAAATCTGCTACCCTTATAGATACTAAATTTATAGGGCAGTACCATCATAATTCATATGACACCTTTAAGGTTGTAAAACTAGGTGTTAGATGTATTGACTGTGTTGTATATGACCGTCCTTCGATGGACAAAGTAGTTGATATTCTAAAGTCTCTGTTTTTGGTGTCTATCAATCAAGTGGGGATTGTTCCGATCAGGGGCCGTTTTTTAGGAGAATTGTCATTTGACGAGTTGTCAGTCATTACTAATGACTTTAGTACCAAAAATTTCATTGGGGAGACTCTGTATGGTAGATTGTATATAGGAAATATTTTAGAGGGATGGAAAGGGTTTGAAGCACAACAGGTTACTGTCAAAATATGGGATGATTCGACATATAGGCGTATTTCCCACAAAGACAATGTGCACAGAATGAAG GATGAAATGGCATTTCTCAGGCACCCAAGGAGTCTCAGTCAACCTTGTTTGCCTCGATTATTTGGATATTGCTACGAGAATAAGAAATTAGGGGTTGTTTATAAGCTGAAGACGGTTGGCACGTTGAAAGATTTCCTCTCAAAAGGTAATTTGCTATTTACATGA
- the LOC130471344 gene encoding glutathione S-transferase T3-like — protein MDPNYYSQNFKNNFDDFDLNSDNNQHPGYDSYSQGNSSSQNFQQSFYANTIVDRAAIEERVMKTQEPIMTHPLPVNPNQPIKVASQSRSWSIQEDEALVDSYIKVCYDQIIGTNIRKADIWRQAAARYSQIQVGRPYELPVRNAKCLESRWGRMSPDIMLWAASFEKAGRLFASGNNDADQVATAHQLFRTENKKNFTLMHAWKMLTKENPKWRVMMRWGMSKTERETYDASLPISTEESDGSGKRTRVDDDGDTVLPSGGSFVSGGISRPDGIKKAKARRKGKGAESSEAVSSFGSRLQANTEVRNNEHELNLKRFEREAEKTIMRRRQLDIEEQRILLDKQKMKHDFLQTLVSKACLTPDEEKVKARLMLEFYSGDN, from the coding sequence atggaCCCTAATTACTAttctcaaaattttaaaaacaattttgatgattttgatctcAACTCTGACAACAATCAGCATCCCGGCTATGATTCTTATTCGCAGGGTAATTCTTCCTCTCAAAATTTCCAACAATCTTTTTATGCTAACACTATTGTTGACCGTGCAGCTATAGAGGAACGTGTTATGAAGACACAAGAACCGATCATGACACATCCATTGCCCGTCAACCCAAATCAACCAATTAAGGTTGCATCTCAGTCTCGAAGTTGGTCGATTCAGGAGGATGAAGCTCTGGTTGATTCCTACATTAAAGTTTGCTACGATCAGATTATTGGCACCAACATAAGAAAAGCTGATATTTGGAGGCAAGCTGCTGCGCGCTATAGCCAAATTCAAGTAGGTAGACCGTACGAACTTCCTGTAAGAAATGCAAAATGTTTAGAGAGTCGTTGGGGAAGGATGTCTCCAGACATCATGTTGTGGGCTGCTAGTTTTGAAAAGGCTGGTAGGTTATTTGCAAGTGGGAATAATGATGCGGACCAAGTTGCTACCGCTCACCAGTTATTCCGcacagaaaacaaaaagaacttcacattgatgcatgcttggaAGATGCTTACTAAAGAAAACCCAAAGTGGAGGGTGATGATGAGGTGGGGTATGTCAAAGACAGAGAGAGAAACATACGATGCCAGTCTACCAATTTCTACCGAAGAGAGTGATGGAAGTGGCAAGAGAACTAGagttgatgatgatggtgacaCCGTCTTGCCAAGTGGTGGGAGCTTCGTATCTGGAGGTATATCTCGACCAGATGGTATAAAGAAAGCTAAGGccagaagaaaaggaaaagggGCAGAATCATCAGAGGCAGTTTCGTCTTTTGGAAGTCGTTTACAAGCTAACACTGAAGTGAGGAATAATGAGCACGAACTTAATTTAAAGAGATTCGAGCGAGAAGCAGAAAAGACTATAATGCGGAGGCGACAACTTGACATAGAGGAACAGAGAATTCTTTTGGATAAGCAAAAAATGAAACATGATTTCTTGCAAACATTGGTGTCTAAGGCTTGTCTAACTCCTGATGAGGAAAAAGTTAAGGCAAGATTGATGTTGGAGTTTTATAGTGGTGATAACTAG